Proteins encoded within one genomic window of Saccharopolyspora pogona:
- a CDS encoding cytochrome P450 produces MGSLRSRISSWFVRRYLARLRGKGTGALALLPDAALMPLRRTGLDPVPELGLKRQQEPVAKLPVPFGLNVWLVTGYREAKAVLGDAGTFSNDFKHLVGNAGVQAEDNPGGLGFTDPPDHTRLRRMLTPEFTMRRLERLRPEIQAIVGERLGSMEAADGPVDLVREFAMPIPSLVICELLGVPHVDRAEFQQLSVARFDLFDGVAASLGAMSQSLEYLHRVVKEQRESPGEGLLGALIKEHGEDVTDRELAELADGVLTGGFETTASMLSLGALVMLQNPDHLAMVRDDGAAVAGFVEELLRHLTVVQVAFPRFAREDVEIGGVKISRGDVVVCSLAGANRDDELGPDLERLDPTRPATSHLAFGYGIHRCVGAELGRLELREAYPALVRRFPDMRLAIAPEELAFRKASIVYGLESLPVHLK; encoded by the coding sequence GTGGGAAGTCTTCGATCTCGGATCTCGTCCTGGTTCGTGCGTCGGTATCTCGCGCGCCTGCGCGGGAAAGGGACCGGGGCGCTGGCGTTGTTGCCGGACGCGGCGTTGATGCCGTTGCGCCGGACCGGCCTGGACCCGGTGCCGGAACTCGGCCTCAAGCGCCAGCAGGAGCCGGTCGCCAAGCTCCCGGTGCCGTTCGGGCTGAACGTCTGGCTGGTCACCGGCTATCGGGAGGCCAAGGCGGTGCTCGGGGACGCCGGCACGTTCAGCAACGACTTCAAGCACCTCGTCGGCAACGCGGGCGTCCAGGCGGAGGACAACCCCGGTGGCCTCGGCTTCACCGATCCGCCGGACCACACCCGGTTACGCCGCATGCTGACGCCGGAGTTCACGATGCGGCGGTTGGAGCGGTTGCGGCCGGAGATCCAGGCGATCGTCGGCGAGCGGCTGGGCTCGATGGAAGCGGCGGACGGGCCGGTCGACCTGGTGCGGGAGTTCGCGATGCCGATCCCGTCGCTGGTGATATGCGAACTGCTCGGTGTGCCGCACGTGGACCGCGCGGAGTTCCAGCAGCTGAGCGTGGCGCGGTTCGACCTGTTCGACGGCGTCGCCGCGTCGCTCGGCGCGATGTCGCAGTCGTTGGAGTACCTGCACCGGGTCGTCAAGGAGCAGCGCGAGAGCCCGGGCGAGGGCCTGCTGGGCGCCCTCATCAAGGAGCACGGCGAGGACGTCACCGATCGTGAGCTGGCGGAGCTCGCGGACGGGGTGCTCACCGGCGGGTTCGAGACCACGGCCAGCATGCTCTCGCTGGGAGCTCTGGTCATGCTGCAGAACCCGGACCACTTGGCGATGGTCCGCGATGACGGTGCCGCCGTCGCCGGTTTCGTCGAGGAACTGCTGCGCCACCTCACCGTCGTCCAGGTCGCTTTCCCGCGCTTCGCACGAGAGGACGTGGAGATCGGCGGGGTGAAGATCTCGCGAGGCGACGTCGTGGTGTGCTCGCTGGCCGGCGCGAACCGGGATGACGAGCTCGGGCCGGACCTCGAGCGGCTCGATCCCACGCGTCCTGCCACCTCGCACCTGGCCTTCGGCTACGGCATCCACCGCTGCGTTGGTGCGGAGCTCGGCCGGTTGGAGCTCCGCGAGGCCTATCCCGCCCTGGTGCGGCGTTTCCCGGACATGCGTTTGGCGATTGCCCCCGAGGAGCTGGCCTTCCGGAAGGCTTCGATCGTCTACGGGCTGGAATCGCTACCCGTCCACCTGAAGTAG
- a CDS encoding sigma-70 family RNA polymerase sigma factor yields the protein MATTTVTDDFVAQADPYRRELLAHCYRMLGSLHDAEDLVQETYLRAWRGYDRFEGRSSLRTWLYRIATTTCLTALENRKRRPLPTGLGGPSDPSRDELVELPEVPWLEPIPDTMITDDHTDPAAIVSARESTRLAFIAALQHLPARQRAVLILRDVLKWKAAEVAEALGTSTAAVNSSLQRARAQLDQVKPSEDDTREPLTAEQQQLLERYVAAFEAKDISRIVQLFTEDAIWEMPPFTNWVRGAEQIGVLVDLKCPAGPDDMRLLPARANGQVAFGVYMRQPDGVFRPFHLQVLEFDRAKVKHAVTFFDVSLFPPFGLPGTYPQ from the coding sequence ATGGCCACCACTACGGTCACCGACGATTTCGTCGCGCAGGCTGACCCGTACCGGCGGGAACTGCTGGCGCACTGCTACCGGATGCTCGGCTCGCTGCACGACGCCGAGGACCTCGTGCAGGAAACCTACCTGCGCGCCTGGCGGGGCTACGACCGGTTCGAGGGCCGGTCGTCGCTGCGCACCTGGCTCTACCGGATCGCCACCACCACCTGCTTGACCGCGCTGGAGAACCGGAAGCGCCGACCGCTGCCGACCGGCCTGGGCGGTCCCAGCGACCCGTCCCGCGACGAGCTGGTCGAGCTGCCCGAGGTGCCGTGGCTGGAGCCCATCCCGGACACCATGATCACCGACGACCACACGGACCCGGCGGCGATCGTCAGCGCGCGGGAGAGCACCCGGTTGGCCTTCATCGCCGCCCTGCAGCACCTGCCCGCCCGGCAGCGGGCGGTGCTGATCCTCCGCGACGTGCTGAAGTGGAAGGCCGCCGAAGTGGCGGAAGCGCTCGGCACCAGCACCGCCGCGGTCAACAGCTCCCTGCAACGCGCCCGGGCGCAGCTGGACCAGGTCAAGCCGTCCGAGGACGACACCCGCGAGCCGCTGACCGCCGAACAGCAGCAGCTGCTGGAGCGCTACGTGGCGGCGTTCGAGGCCAAGGACATCTCCCGCATCGTGCAGTTGTTCACCGAGGACGCGATCTGGGAGATGCCGCCGTTCACCAACTGGGTGCGCGGCGCCGAGCAGATCGGTGTGCTGGTTGACCTCAAGTGCCCGGCCGGCCCGGACGACATGCGGCTGCTGCCGGCCCGGGCGAACGGCCAGGTCGCCTTCGGCGTCTACATGCGCCAGCCCGACGGCGTGTTCCGGCCGTTCCACCTGCAGGTGCTCGAGTTCGACCGCGCGAAGGTCAAGCACGCCGTCACGTTCTTCGACGTCAGCCTGTTCCCCCCCTTCGGGCTGCCCGGCACCTACCCGCAGTGA
- a CDS encoding alpha/beta fold hydrolase produces MPFAKTADQAEIYYQVRGSGEPLVLLSGQANTHHWWDNVHADFEGDHQTIMLDYLGTGESDKPEDAEYNVRRFAGDVISVLDELGIARAHVYGTSMGGKVAQWVAIDHPDRLGALVLGCTSVGGTRGLHADAAVTRSLAQPSVEAARQALIDLMYTPGWVRTHPGPYVVLGGRMPNHARRGHLRASNGHDSWAELNRVTAPTLVLHGTDDIFSPARNAAILAERIPGAEVHYLDGARHAYFEEKQAEASGVVLRFLAAHPLR; encoded by the coding sequence GTGCCGTTCGCGAAGACTGCTGACCAAGCCGAGATCTACTACCAGGTGCGGGGTTCCGGCGAACCGCTGGTGCTGTTGAGCGGGCAGGCGAACACCCACCACTGGTGGGACAACGTGCACGCCGACTTCGAGGGCGACCACCAGACGATCATGCTGGACTACCTCGGCACCGGCGAGAGCGACAAGCCCGAGGACGCGGAGTACAACGTCCGCCGCTTCGCCGGCGATGTGATCAGCGTTCTCGACGAACTAGGCATCGCGCGGGCCCACGTCTACGGCACCTCGATGGGCGGCAAGGTCGCGCAATGGGTGGCCATCGACCACCCGGACCGGCTCGGGGCGCTGGTCCTGGGCTGCACCTCGGTCGGCGGCACCCGCGGACTCCACGCGGATGCCGCGGTCACCCGATCCCTGGCGCAACCGTCGGTCGAGGCGGCGCGCCAAGCCCTGATCGATCTGATGTACACGCCGGGATGGGTGCGGACCCATCCCGGCCCGTACGTGGTGCTCGGCGGCCGGATGCCCAACCACGCCCGGCGCGGGCACCTGCGGGCCAGCAACGGCCACGACAGCTGGGCGGAGCTGAACCGCGTGACGGCGCCGACCCTGGTGCTGCACGGCACGGACGACATCTTCAGCCCGGCGCGGAACGCGGCGATCCTCGCCGAGCGCATCCCCGGAGCTGAGGTGCACTACCTCGACGGAGCCCGCCACGCGTACTTCGAGGAGAAGCAGGCCGAGGCCTCCGGGGTAGTACTGCGGTTCCTCGCCGCGCACCCGTTGCGCTAG
- the selD gene encoding selenide, water dikinase SelD gives MTRSEPIRLTQYAHGGGCACKIPPGELESIVSGLAPAVERPNSELIVGLETGDDAAVVRADGGPAIVVTTDFFTPVVDDPYDWGRIAAANALSDVYAMGGTPILAVNLLGWPRDVLPFELAAEVLRGGSDTAGAAGCHIGGGHSVDDPEPKYGLAATGLVDPDRLLRNDTARPGLPLSLTKPLGIGVLNTRHKRTGERFEQAIEAMTTLNRDAAVAAARAGVVCATDVTGFGLLGHLFKTMRASGTAAEIDVAAVPYLDGARDAVRAGFVSGGTRRNLDWVLPHLDPGSTSGEDLLLLADAQTSGGLLVVGEIPGAPVIGRVLPAGTATISLR, from the coding sequence ATGACCAGGTCCGAACCGATTCGCCTGACCCAGTACGCGCACGGCGGCGGCTGCGCCTGCAAGATCCCGCCCGGCGAGCTGGAGTCGATCGTCAGCGGCCTGGCCCCCGCCGTCGAACGGCCGAACTCGGAGCTGATCGTCGGCCTGGAGACCGGTGACGACGCGGCCGTGGTGCGCGCCGACGGCGGACCCGCGATCGTGGTCACCACGGACTTCTTCACACCTGTCGTCGACGATCCCTACGACTGGGGCCGCATCGCCGCCGCCAACGCCCTGTCCGATGTGTACGCGATGGGCGGCACTCCGATCCTCGCGGTCAACCTCCTGGGCTGGCCGCGCGATGTGCTGCCGTTCGAGCTGGCCGCCGAGGTGCTGCGCGGCGGCTCCGATACCGCCGGGGCGGCGGGCTGCCACATCGGCGGTGGGCACAGCGTCGACGACCCCGAACCGAAGTACGGCCTGGCGGCCACCGGCCTCGTCGACCCCGATCGATTGCTGCGCAACGACACCGCACGGCCGGGCCTGCCGCTGTCGCTGACGAAACCGCTGGGCATCGGCGTGCTCAACACCCGGCACAAGCGCACCGGGGAACGCTTCGAGCAGGCGATCGAGGCGATGACGACGCTGAACCGCGACGCCGCGGTCGCTGCGGCGCGGGCCGGGGTGGTGTGCGCGACCGACGTCACCGGGTTCGGTCTGCTGGGCCACCTGTTCAAGACCATGCGCGCGTCCGGGACCGCCGCCGAAATCGACGTCGCCGCCGTGCCGTACCTCGACGGCGCGCGGGACGCGGTGCGGGCCGGGTTCGTCAGCGGCGGCACCCGCCGGAACCTCGACTGGGTCCTCCCTCACCTCGATCCCGGTTCGACGTCGGGAGAGGACCTGCTGTTGCTCGCCGACGCCCAAACCTCGGGCGGTCTGCTCGTGGTCGGCGAGATCCCGGGCGCGCCGGTGATCGGCCGGGTGCTGCCCGCCGGTACCGCGACGATCTCGCTGCGCTGA
- a CDS encoding LLM class flavin-dependent oxidoreductase, translating to MAPRPNLHLAVALDGAGWHSAAWRDESARAAELFTAGYWVDVVREAEHGLLDFVTIEDSLGPQSTLVDGPDDRTDQVRGRLDAGLIASRVAPRTTHIGLVPSAVVTHTEPFHISKAVASLDYISAGRAGWQVQVSDRRSEAAHFGRREVDPAELFDEAADYVEVVRRLWDSWEDDAEIRDVATGRFIDREKLHYIDFAGKWFDVKGPSITPRPPQGQPLVTALVTEAAAHRFAARAADVVFTIPHDAEQARIVTDRIRADQPASGRGPQVFGDLVVFLGERAAERKDRLDELDGAVYASDAPVFTGTASELADLLIAWAEAGLSGFRLRPGTIPHDLTAITRGLVPELQRRGAFRTAYEAGTLRGLFGLHRPASRYAATVGGHL from the coding sequence ATGGCACCACGACCGAACCTGCACCTCGCGGTGGCGCTGGACGGCGCTGGCTGGCATTCCGCCGCGTGGCGGGATGAATCCGCCCGCGCTGCCGAGCTCTTCACCGCCGGGTACTGGGTCGACGTCGTGCGGGAAGCCGAGCACGGCCTGCTCGACTTCGTCACGATCGAGGACTCGCTCGGCCCGCAGTCGACCCTCGTCGACGGCCCGGACGACCGGACCGACCAGGTGCGCGGGCGGCTCGACGCGGGCCTGATCGCCTCTCGCGTCGCGCCCCGCACCACGCACATCGGCCTGGTGCCCAGCGCCGTCGTCACGCACACCGAGCCGTTTCACATCTCCAAGGCGGTCGCCAGCCTGGACTACATCAGCGCCGGCCGCGCGGGTTGGCAGGTGCAGGTTTCGGACCGACGGAGCGAGGCCGCGCACTTCGGTCGGCGCGAGGTCGACCCCGCGGAGCTTTTCGACGAGGCCGCCGATTACGTCGAGGTGGTCCGCCGGCTGTGGGACAGCTGGGAGGACGACGCGGAGATCCGCGACGTCGCGACCGGCCGGTTCATCGACCGCGAAAAGCTGCACTACATCGACTTCGCCGGGAAGTGGTTCGACGTCAAGGGGCCGTCGATCACGCCACGTCCGCCGCAGGGCCAGCCGCTGGTGACGGCCCTGGTCACGGAGGCCGCCGCGCACCGGTTCGCCGCCCGTGCCGCGGACGTCGTCTTCACCATCCCGCACGACGCGGAGCAGGCGCGGATCGTAACCGACCGAATCCGCGCCGACCAACCGGCTTCCGGGCGCGGCCCGCAGGTGTTCGGCGATCTGGTCGTGTTCCTCGGCGAACGCGCGGCCGAGCGGAAGGACCGGCTGGACGAGCTCGATGGCGCGGTGTACGCATCGGACGCTCCGGTGTTCACAGGCACCGCGTCCGAACTCGCCGATCTGCTGATCGCCTGGGCCGAAGCGGGGCTTTCCGGATTCCGGTTGCGGCCCGGCACCATCCCGCACGACCTCACCGCGATCACCCGCGGCCTGGTCCCGGAGCTGCAACGACGCGGAGCCTTCCGCACCGCCTACGAGGCCGGCACGCTGCGCGGGTTGTTCGGCCTGCACCGGCCCGCCAGCCGCTATGCCGCCACCGTCGGAGGACACCTGTGA
- a CDS encoding NtaA/DmoA family FMN-dependent monooxygenase (This protein belongs to a clade of FMN-dependent monooxygenases, within a broader family of flavin-dependent oxidoreductases, the luciferase-like monooxygenase (LMM) family, some of whose members use coenzyme F420 rather than FMN.) has protein sequence MSKQIHLAAHFPGVNNTTVWSDPASLSQIEFSSFTHLARTAERGKFDFLFLAEGLRLREHAGKIYDLDVVGRPDTFTVLAGLAAVTEHLGLAGTINSTFNEPYEVARQFASLDHLSGGRAAWNVVTSWDAFTGENFRRDGFLPEDQRYERAERFLRTAWELFDSWRGDEIVADKESGVFLKDPRAGSFALRDAHFDIAGRFNVPRSPQGRPVIFQAGDSDAGREFAASAADAIFTGHGTLEAGKEFYADVKGRLARHGRSRGELLVFPATTVVLGETDAEAHERAAHIRHQQVSGQTAIRFLEQLWNTDLGGFDPDGPLPEFDPVVGADAITKGRASSRRHRDPITIARRWRELAEAKQLSLRELIIEVTARQSFIGTPETVAETMNRFVQEDASDGFILVPHLTPGGLDEFVDTVVPLLQERGVYRTEYPGATLRENLGLPPLADPHRSTKTAS, from the coding sequence GTGAGCAAGCAGATTCACCTGGCCGCGCACTTCCCGGGCGTCAACAACACCACGGTGTGGAGCGATCCGGCTTCGCTGAGCCAGATCGAGTTCTCCTCGTTCACGCACCTAGCTCGCACCGCCGAGCGCGGGAAGTTCGATTTCCTGTTCCTCGCCGAGGGATTGCGGCTGCGCGAACACGCCGGGAAGATCTACGACCTGGACGTGGTGGGCCGCCCGGACACCTTCACGGTGCTCGCCGGGCTGGCCGCCGTCACCGAGCACCTCGGGCTGGCGGGCACCATCAACTCGACGTTCAACGAGCCGTACGAGGTGGCCCGGCAGTTCGCCAGCCTCGACCACCTCTCCGGTGGCCGGGCGGCCTGGAATGTCGTCACGTCATGGGATGCGTTCACCGGCGAGAACTTCCGGCGCGACGGCTTCCTGCCGGAGGACCAGCGCTACGAACGCGCCGAGCGGTTCCTGCGCACCGCGTGGGAGCTCTTCGACTCCTGGCGCGGCGACGAGATCGTCGCCGACAAGGAGTCCGGGGTCTTCCTGAAAGACCCGCGGGCCGGCTCCTTCGCGCTCCGCGACGCGCACTTCGACATCGCGGGCCGCTTCAACGTGCCCCGCAGTCCGCAGGGCCGACCGGTGATCTTCCAGGCCGGGGATTCCGACGCGGGCCGCGAGTTCGCCGCCTCGGCCGCCGACGCGATCTTCACCGGCCACGGAACCCTGGAGGCGGGCAAGGAGTTCTACGCGGACGTCAAGGGCAGGCTCGCCCGGCACGGCCGGTCCCGCGGCGAGCTCCTGGTGTTCCCGGCGACGACCGTGGTGCTCGGGGAAACCGACGCGGAAGCCCACGAACGCGCCGCGCACATCCGGCACCAGCAGGTCAGCGGCCAGACCGCCATCCGGTTCCTGGAACAGCTCTGGAACACCGACCTCGGCGGCTTCGACCCCGACGGACCGCTGCCCGAGTTCGATCCGGTGGTCGGCGCCGATGCGATCACCAAGGGGCGGGCCAGCTCCCGGCGCCACCGCGACCCGATCACCATCGCCCGGCGGTGGCGCGAACTCGCCGAGGCCAAGCAGCTGTCCCTCCGGGAGCTGATCATCGAGGTCACCGCCCGGCAGTCGTTCATCGGCACGCCGGAGACCGTGGCCGAGACGATGAACCGGTTCGTGCAGGAAGACGCCTCCGACGGCTTCATCCTCGTCCCGCACCTCACCCCCGGCGGCCTCGACGAGTTCGTCGACACCGTGGTCCCGCTGCTGCAGGAACGGGGCGTGTACCGCACCGAGTACCCGGGCGCGACGCTGCGCGAGAACCTCGGGCTGCCGCCGCTGGCAGACCCCCACCGCAGCACGAAGACCGCCTCATGA
- a CDS encoding MsnO8 family LLM class oxidoreductase gives MPTPLSVLDLSPVPSGQTSADALRNTIDLAQRTEHLGYRRYWVAEHHLMRGVASSAPAVLIALIAGATSRIRVGSAAVLLGHHSPLVVAEQFGTIAQLHPGRVDLGLGRSGLLRGRELVRRFAGPADGPAPEAKVVDGLLIPPKPRALARSERFVARIEEQQRLLSTGEPAESPLDYRAQVEEILQFVDGGFRSASGEPLHALPVEGADLDVWVLGSSAGQSSATAGSLGLPFAANYHVSPSTVLEAVAAYRDDFTASAKLARPHVVVSADVVVADTDEQARELAAPYGQWVHSIRAGQGAIPYPSPAEAAEFPWTVQAREIVADRLDTQIVGSPETVVRKLVTLRDATAADELVITTATHDHTDRVRSYELLAKAWLES, from the coding sequence ATGCCCACCCCGCTGTCCGTCCTCGACCTGTCGCCCGTCCCGTCCGGGCAGACCTCGGCCGACGCCTTGCGCAACACCATCGACCTCGCGCAGCGCACCGAACACCTCGGCTACCGCCGCTACTGGGTGGCCGAACACCACCTCATGCGCGGCGTCGCCTCCTCGGCGCCGGCGGTGCTGATCGCGCTGATCGCGGGCGCGACCAGCCGGATCCGGGTGGGTTCGGCGGCGGTGCTGCTGGGGCACCACTCCCCGCTGGTGGTCGCCGAGCAGTTCGGCACGATCGCCCAGCTGCACCCGGGCCGCGTCGACCTAGGGCTCGGGCGCTCCGGCCTGCTGCGCGGCCGGGAGCTGGTGCGCCGGTTCGCCGGTCCCGCCGACGGGCCGGCGCCCGAGGCCAAGGTGGTGGACGGGCTGCTGATCCCGCCCAAGCCGCGCGCGCTGGCCAGATCGGAGCGGTTCGTGGCGCGCATCGAGGAGCAGCAACGGCTGCTCAGCACCGGCGAGCCCGCGGAATCACCACTGGACTACCGAGCCCAGGTCGAGGAGATCCTACAGTTCGTCGACGGTGGATTCCGGTCCGCCAGCGGCGAACCGCTGCACGCGCTGCCGGTCGAAGGTGCCGATCTCGACGTCTGGGTCCTCGGGTCCAGCGCCGGGCAGAGCTCGGCCACGGCGGGTTCGCTGGGCCTTCCGTTCGCGGCGAACTACCACGTCAGCCCATCAACGGTGCTGGAGGCGGTCGCAGCCTACCGGGACGACTTCACCGCATCCGCGAAGCTGGCCCGCCCGCACGTCGTGGTGTCGGCGGACGTGGTGGTGGCCGACACCGACGAGCAGGCCCGGGAGCTCGCCGCCCCGTACGGGCAGTGGGTGCACAGCATCCGCGCCGGGCAAGGCGCGATCCCGTACCCCAGCCCGGCCGAAGCAGCTGAGTTCCCGTGGACAGTCCAGGCGCGGGAAATCGTCGCCGACCGGCTGGACACCCAGATCGTGGGCTCGCCGGAGACGGTGGTGCGCAAGCTTGTGACGTTGCGCGATGCCACCGCCGCCGACGAGCTCGTGATAACCACGGCCACCCACGACCACACCGACCGGGTCCGCTCCTACGAGCTGCTCGCCAAGGCCTGGCTGGAGTCCTAA